One genomic segment of Styela clava chromosome 3, kaStyClav1.hap1.2, whole genome shotgun sequence includes these proteins:
- the LOC120341752 gene encoding pirin-like — MEKVSATVIELHDAVQRFVRFGLVDQKFVQKDPFIYFDHFNISAPTVFANHPHSGFESVTYVVQGELFHGDNAGNKNVLGPGGIQNMCAGGGIIHREIPIGVANGLNLWVNLPHDKKRIPCDFQVSRKVQIPTLQNEGATVRVLMGNSLGMRSRIQTQQPTVMLDIMLNSGSSHTQPIDRTWTTFIYTMQGTIVVGAVTIKTRHTADISGGDFIKFENETEDKKPARFFFFSGIPLKESMYIHSKGNHAYVMESKDAALEMEKLYNKRVDGFEE; from the coding sequence atggaaaaagttTCTGCAACGGTCATCGAATTACATGACGCGGTGCAAAGATTTGTGAGATTTGGTTTGGTCGACCAAAAGTTTGTGCAAAAGGATCcgtttatatattttgatcattttaatatttcagcaCCTACCGTTTTTGCGAATCATCCTCACAGCGGATTTGAGTCCGTCACTTATGTTGTTCAAGGCGAACTTTTCCACGGTGACAACGCTGGAAACAAAAACGTTCTGGGACCCGGCGGAATTCAAAATATGTGCGCAGGAGGTGGTATAATACACAGAGAAATACCCATTGGGGTTGCAAACGGCCTTAATTTGTGGGTGAACTTACCACATGataaaaaacgaattccatgtGATTTTCAGGTTTCTAGGAAGGTTCAAATACCTACTTTACAAAATGAGGGCGCAACAGTGAGAGTGCTTATGGGAAACTCACTAGGAATGAGATCAAGAATACAAACGCAGCAGCCAACAGTAATGTTAGATATCATGTTGAATTCGGGGTCTTCGCATACTCAGCCAATCGATAGAACATGGACCACTTTCATTTACACGATGCAAGGTACTATTGTAGTCGGAGCGGTTACGATCAAAACAAGACATACTGCTGATATCTCTGGTGGAGACTTTATCAAGTTCGAAAATGAAACCGAAGATAAAAAGCCTGCCAGATTTTTCTTCTTTTCCGGCATTCCATTAAAAGAATCTATGTATATTCATTCCAAAGGTAACCATGCATATGTGATGGAAAGTAAAGACGCTGCTTTAGAAATGGAAAAGTTATACAATAAACGAGTGGATGGATTTGAAGAATAA